The following proteins are co-located in the Microbulbifer sp. VAAF005 genome:
- a CDS encoding amidohydrolase family protein, with protein sequence MTVIDVWAQHPTERFLAEPFFDTLKRWMGQDFKEVPLEWTLSAMDMAGVSKALISAWHGPSGALISNDEVLDLTLTHPDRFCGLASVDLQKPVEAVQTLRKYVLEHDFKGLRIVQWLWELPCTHPLYYPLYAACVELDVPVCLQVGLTGPLRSSDSGRPAHIERIALDFPDLKIVCGHIGYPWHNEMIAFATKFPNVYIDTSAYKPKRYPRELVSFIKSHGKNKVMFGTNYPMLTPEMCLKELHLLELEDEVAELFLYKNAEKVFKL encoded by the coding sequence ATGACGGTGATTGATGTTTGGGCCCAGCATCCTACAGAGCGTTTTCTTGCTGAACCTTTCTTTGATACTTTAAAACGTTGGATGGGGCAGGATTTTAAAGAAGTTCCCCTTGAGTGGACCCTGTCAGCTATGGATATGGCAGGCGTATCCAAGGCATTGATCTCTGCTTGGCATGGACCGAGCGGGGCCTTGATTAGCAATGATGAAGTACTGGATCTTACTTTAACTCATCCTGACAGGTTTTGCGGTCTGGCATCAGTGGACTTGCAAAAGCCAGTAGAGGCTGTGCAAACCCTGCGCAAGTACGTTTTGGAACATGACTTTAAAGGGCTGCGTATTGTGCAGTGGCTCTGGGAGTTGCCTTGTACTCACCCTTTGTATTATCCGCTATATGCGGCATGTGTTGAGCTGGATGTGCCAGTTTGTTTGCAAGTGGGTCTTACCGGGCCGTTGCGCAGCTCTGATTCTGGCCGTCCTGCTCATATTGAGCGGATTGCTCTCGATTTTCCGGATCTAAAGATTGTCTGCGGCCATATTGGGTACCCTTGGCACAATGAAATGATCGCTTTTGCGACCAAGTTTCCCAATGTCTACATAGATACTTCTGCTTATAAGCCAAAACGATACCCCCGTGAGTTGGTTTCATTTATCAAGTCTCATGGTAAGAATAAGGTGATGTTCGGGACCAATTATCCGATGCTCACACCGGAGATGTGTTTAAAGGAGTTGCACCTTCTGGAGTTGGAGGATGAGGTTGCCGAACTCTTCTTATATAAGAATGCTGAGAAGGTGTTTAAGCTTTAG
- a CDS encoding AEC family transporter: MENLVFALSVTGPIFLMIIGGYLLKYKGIVRDSFIDDASRLVFHVALPALLFINIYSSDTSPAQEIDLLVAGVLGTFVMLPLAWLLARPVAPMDRSAFIQGAFRGNVAIVGLAWIEKAYGSEGVSNSAGLVAALTIQFNVIAVALFVLYNKDRKFGWRVMLWELVKNPLILGVIAAIVCRLLAVRLPEVLHDTIQYLASVGLPLGLICIGASMKMRTLMRSSPTALAASLLKLVVAPIVCLLIGLALGMSPEYLGYLILMTGAPCAISAFVMAHAMGGNSQLTANIVGLSTLLSVVTASIGLALLKVYF, from the coding sequence ATGGAAAATCTTGTATTCGCGCTATCAGTCACAGGGCCGATTTTCCTGATGATTATTGGCGGATACCTGCTCAAATATAAAGGGATAGTTCGGGACAGCTTTATTGATGATGCTTCAAGGCTTGTTTTCCACGTAGCCTTGCCGGCACTGCTTTTTATTAATATCTATTCCTCAGATACCAGCCCCGCGCAAGAAATAGACTTACTGGTAGCAGGGGTTCTCGGCACTTTTGTAATGCTCCCTTTGGCATGGTTGCTGGCGCGGCCGGTAGCGCCAATGGATCGCAGTGCATTTATCCAGGGGGCCTTTCGTGGAAATGTGGCGATTGTCGGCCTTGCCTGGATCGAAAAAGCCTACGGAAGTGAGGGTGTTTCCAATTCCGCAGGGTTGGTCGCGGCACTTACGATTCAGTTTAATGTTATCGCCGTCGCTCTTTTCGTGCTTTACAATAAGGACAGAAAATTTGGTTGGCGGGTGATGCTGTGGGAGCTGGTCAAGAACCCTCTTATCCTCGGTGTAATCGCAGCCATTGTGTGCCGTTTGTTGGCTGTAAGGTTGCCGGAGGTGCTGCATGATACCATTCAGTATCTTGCATCTGTGGGCTTGCCATTGGGGCTTATTTGTATTGGTGCCAGCATGAAAATGCGAACACTGATGCGCAGTTCCCCTACGGCGCTGGCGGCCTCATTACTTAAACTGGTTGTTGCCCCGATTGTCTGCCTGTTGATTGGTTTGGCATTGGGCATGAGCCCTGAGTACTTGGGATATTTGATCCTGATGACGGGCGCTCCCTGTGCGATCTCGGCCTTTGTAATGGCCCATGCGATGGGCGGGAACAGCCAGCTTACGGCGAATATTGTGGGGCTCAGCACATTGCTTTCTGTTGTTACTGCCAGTATCGGGCTGGCATTGCTTAAGGTGTACTTTTAA
- a CDS encoding cation:proton antiporter, which translates to MADSSLFQSFFLIFSGAAIVASLALFGRQPLLVAYIALGVLLGPSGFAVIDNLRLLSDMSSVGIIFLLFLLGLDMQPQALVSVLRKATFVGVVSCAIFLGLGFAIGLLFGFTTVESWVIGMALMFSSTIIGIKLLPTTVLHHKHLGELMVGLLLFQDFVAIVCLMVLLSDNTGDEQIWQLALSFGSLPLLLLFAWLIVKYILLPLFTRFDRFHEYVFLMALGWCMGMAELAEVVGLSREIGAFIGGITLAASRISQYIALSLKPLRDFFLILFFFSLGAQFELAMLPEILVPALVTAAAVLVIKPVVFHFLLGNRSEHKVLSWDIGFRLGQISEFSLLIALLAYTQNLIGSEASHLIQATAILTFLVSSYIVVMNFPNPIAIKDELRRD; encoded by the coding sequence GTGGCGGACAGCTCCCTTTTCCAATCATTCTTCTTGATCTTTAGTGGCGCAGCAATCGTCGCCTCACTGGCTCTTTTTGGGCGGCAACCACTTCTGGTCGCCTACATCGCTCTCGGTGTTCTACTCGGCCCTTCAGGATTCGCGGTAATCGATAACCTGCGGCTGCTATCCGACATGTCCAGTGTTGGAATTATCTTCCTGCTCTTCCTATTGGGGCTGGATATGCAACCACAGGCACTGGTATCTGTATTGCGCAAAGCTACTTTTGTGGGGGTTGTTAGTTGTGCAATCTTCCTCGGCCTCGGTTTTGCCATAGGCTTGCTATTTGGGTTCACTACCGTTGAGTCCTGGGTGATCGGCATGGCGCTGATGTTCTCTAGCACCATTATCGGTATCAAGCTCCTTCCCACGACGGTACTTCACCACAAGCACCTGGGTGAGCTTATGGTGGGGCTTCTTCTCTTTCAGGACTTTGTAGCAATAGTCTGCCTAATGGTACTGCTGAGTGATAACACCGGTGATGAACAGATCTGGCAATTGGCTCTCTCCTTTGGATCGCTGCCTCTGCTACTCCTTTTCGCCTGGCTTATCGTAAAATATATTTTATTGCCACTATTTACCCGCTTTGATCGCTTCCACGAATACGTATTCTTAATGGCACTTGGATGGTGCATGGGAATGGCAGAGCTGGCAGAAGTTGTCGGCCTTTCGAGGGAAATCGGTGCATTTATTGGTGGTATCACGCTGGCCGCCAGCCGGATTTCACAGTACATCGCCCTCAGTCTTAAACCATTGCGAGACTTCTTCTTAATCCTTTTCTTTTTCAGTCTGGGAGCGCAATTCGAACTTGCCATGCTCCCGGAAATCCTAGTTCCGGCACTGGTTACGGCCGCTGCCGTACTGGTGATAAAGCCTGTTGTATTTCACTTCCTACTTGGGAATCGTAGTGAACACAAAGTGCTCTCGTGGGATATTGGGTTTCGGCTCGGGCAGATTAGCGAATTTTCACTATTAATTGCCTTACTCGCTTATACACAAAACCTGATTGGCAGCGAAGCTTCACATTTAATCCAGGCAACCGCGATCCTTACATTCCTGGTGTCGTCTTACATTGTGGTGATGAACTTCCCCAATCCCATTGCGATCAAGGATGAACTGAGAAGAGACTAA
- a CDS encoding DUF2489 domain-containing protein: MTVFPTWLLILAAVIIFALAIVAGYYLRKLSVAQKKQAEQLAELEQAAEDQRERVNDSIQIIARTLLDDGVGLTEASIRIRVLLDALQVEDKVREEFVAFYTIAEKTSHIPILKDWKELPRKEQFKYELEMAQVEADYKDFAMDAAKRILGRSF; encoded by the coding sequence ATGACCGTTTTCCCAACCTGGTTGCTTATTCTTGCAGCAGTAATCATTTTTGCTCTCGCTATTGTGGCTGGCTACTATCTGCGCAAACTATCAGTAGCGCAAAAGAAACAGGCCGAACAACTGGCGGAGCTAGAGCAAGCTGCTGAAGATCAGCGCGAAAGAGTAAACGACAGCATCCAGATTATTGCCCGCACCTTGTTGGATGATGGGGTAGGGCTTACCGAAGCTTCGATTCGTATTCGCGTTCTTTTGGATGCACTTCAGGTGGAAGATAAAGTGCGTGAAGAGTTTGTGGCCTTTTACACCATTGCAGAGAAAACCAGTCATATCCCAATTCTCAAAGACTGGAAAGAACTGCCGCGTAAAGAACAGTTCAAATATGAGTTGGAGATGGCGCAAGTAGAGGCGGATTATAAGGATTTTGCGATGGATGCTGCCAAGCGTATTTTGGGGCGTTCTTTTTAG
- a CDS encoding Lrp/AsnC family transcriptional regulator, whose amino-acid sequence MSSLDAIDRKLLAILQSDVSLSIEELAERVGLTKTPCWRRVQKLEKSGIIRRKVALLNAEILGLPVSVFAQVKTDQHTPEWADNFAEHMAQLPEVVACYRMAGDYDYLLRVVVSDITAYDRFYKELIRHVGISDIVSNFALEQIKSTTELPIPSGE is encoded by the coding sequence ATGTCCTCACTTGACGCGATTGATAGAAAACTTCTTGCGATTCTGCAATCTGACGTCAGCCTTTCAATCGAGGAGCTGGCGGAGCGTGTGGGCCTGACAAAAACCCCATGCTGGCGCAGGGTGCAGAAACTGGAAAAGAGCGGCATCATTCGGCGCAAAGTCGCCCTGCTCAATGCAGAGATTCTAGGCCTCCCGGTCTCAGTGTTTGCCCAGGTCAAAACTGACCAGCACACACCGGAGTGGGCAGACAACTTTGCCGAGCATATGGCTCAACTGCCCGAGGTAGTGGCTTGCTACCGCATGGCAGGCGACTACGATTACCTGTTGCGAGTGGTAGTCAGCGATATCACAGCCTACGACCGCTTTTACAAAGAGTTAATCCGGCACGTTGGTATCAGCGATATTGTCTCCAACTTTGCCCTGGAACAGATCAAAAGTACTACCGAGTTACCGATTCCGTCTGGTGAATAA